The genomic segment TGTCGCGGGCTCGACGTACCCCGCGCAACGCAACCCCGCGCAGGCCACCGCGCGCGCCCTGCCGGGCGGGACGTTCGAGGTCGCAATCAGCGCGTCGGACATCGGCACGGGCGCGAGAACCGTGCTCGGCCAGATCGCCGCGGACGCGCTCGGAGTCGAGGCGGATCTGGTCACCGCGTACGTCGGCGACAGCGCCCTGCCCGACGGTCCGGGGGCGGGCGACTCCGCCGGCACCGCCTCATGGGGCTCGGCCGTGCACGGCGCCTGCGTTGCCCTGCGCCGCCAGCTGCAGGACCGGGGCGGTTCGACAAGCGACCCCGTCGAGGCCACCTGGGACACAACGGACGAGATCGAAGCCGAAGGCGACTACGCGCGCCACAGCTTCGCTGCGCACTTCGCCGAGGTCGAAGTCGACGTCGATACAGGCGTGGTCTCCGTGCCACGGCTCCTCGGCGTCTTCGCCTGCGGCCGCATCCTCAACCCGCACACCGCCCAGTCGCAGTTCGTCGGGGCCCTGATCATGGGAATCGGCATGGCCCTCATGGAGGAATCGACCGTCGACCTCGCTCACGGCGACTTCCTCAACCACGACCTCGCGCAGTACCACGTGCCGGCCAACGCGGACGTCCTCGGTGTGGAAGCCGCTTGGATCGAGGAACACGACGAACACCTCAATCCGATGGGCTCCAAGGGCATCGGCGAGATCGGCATCGTCGGGAGTCCGGCCGCCATCGGCAACGCCGTCTTCCACGCCACCGGCCACCGCTTCCGCGAACTGCCACTGCGTCCCGACCGCGTCCTGGAGGCTCTCCGAAGCAGAACGTCCTCGTGACGTACTTGGGAGCTCGCGCCGAGCTCCATCGCGCCGGACCTCGGCTTCCGCCCTTCGCACCTCGCACACGAAACGCAGGTCTACCCAGAGAGGGGACTTTCTTCGAGATGGAGCTAGGCGGGCTCGAACCGCCGACCTCCTGATTGCGAACCAGGCGCTCTCCCAGCTGAGCTATAGCCCCATTGCGCGGAACGCTCCGCGTCTCGGCACGAGGATAGCCGAGGGCACACGATGCACCCAGCCGGGGAGGGAGTCGCCGGCGGACGGCGAAAAGTGGCCTCGAGCGAGCCGGGAGGCGGCTTGCAGCCCCGCGCGAAGGCACGGGCGTTCGCATTAGTCTCTAGCCACTCGCATCTGATCCGATGGGACTTCTCGACGACGCCATCCGCGAGCATCTCGAGTTGAAGCGCCGCCAGGGCGCCGACTCGAACGAGATCGAACGTCTCGAAGGCGAGGCGTTCGGCCCCGCGAGCCGTCCTGGCGAACCCGATTTCCCTGAGCCCGCGACCGGCGAGGAGCCGATCGACGAGCCGGCGACGACGCTGCTCGACGACCCGTCGGCCGAGGCCGAGAGCGAGCCCGCGGCAAGCACGCCCTTCGACGCCGGCGGCGACTGGGAGGAGGCCCCCTCGTCCGAGGCGGCCGTCGAGGAACCGGCGCTGACCGAGGATGCGTCCGACCCCGAGGCCGAGCTCGCCGAGGATCCGCTCGACGAGCCTGCGGCCGGGATCTTCGACATCGAGTCGACCGCGGTCGATCTCGACGACGAGGAGGACTTCGAGGAGCCGCTCGCGGGAGACGATCCGCTCGCGGGCGACGCCATCGTCGAGGAGCCGCCCTCCGAGCCCGACCCGACGACGATCTCGCGGCTGCCGGAGGAGGACCTCGTCGCCTCGCTCGGCGAGCGCCCCGAGGGCGACGCCGGGCCCGCCGCGAGCCCGGACCCCGAGGACGTCGAGCCCGAGCTCGAGGTCCAGCCCGAGGAGCCGCTCGCGCCGGAGACGTTCGACGAGCCGGTCGCAGACGAGCCGCCCCCGACGACGATTTCGCCGTCGCTGGCCGATCCGGAGTCGCTCGACGATCCGCTCGCGGACGAGCCGCCTCCCACGACGATCTCGCCGTCGCTGGCGAATGAGCCGGCCCTCGAGGAGGAGCCGGTCGTTCCCGCCGACGAGCTCGACGCCGGGGTCGAGGACGACGACGAGGTCCTGGAGGCAGACGAGGTGCTCGACGGGCCGTCGGACGCGCCGCTCGGCACCGAGCCGCCGGCCGACGACTTCGCCGACATCGAGCTCGACGCGGACGAGGATCTCGAGCCGCCGCCGGCCGTCGACGATCCGTTCGCGACGGTCGAGCATCCATCCGCTCGTCCCGACGCTCCGGCCGAGCCGGAGCCACCGATGGAGACGACCGAGTCGCCGGCGGCCGACGACGAGGACGTACTCGAGGAGACGCCCGACTTCCTCCGCGATCAGCCGGAGGATGACGAGCTCTGGTTCGAACAGGGGAAGCCGAAGGACTTCGACTTCTAGCCCTGCGGGCCAGAAGTCTCAGCCCTTCGGCGCACGTTCGTCCGCGAGGGCGGGGCCTGCAAAGCGGCGCCTGAGCGGGTCATCGGTCGGTTGTGTGCGGAGCACACGGCCCTCCCTGCTTCCCCGCTCATGCTTGCTTTTCGGCCCCGTTCGGTTGACGGCGTGGACGGGTTTGCGATCTGGGCTGATTCCCCTGGTGCGGGTCGGCCTACGACCGCCGACGCGCCGCCGGCTCCGAGGACCGCGGAACCGCCGGGCCTAGGAGACGTAGCCGCGGGTCTTGGAGGCTTCGACGACCCTTTCGATGCCGACGAGGTAGGAGGCCTCGCGGAGGGTGATGCCCTCGAGCTTGGCGCGGGAGGAGACGTCGCGGAAGGCGCGGCGCATGACGTTGCCGAGCTTGTCGTTGACCTCGCGCTCGTCCCAGCGGAAGTGCTGGAGGTTCTGGACCCACTCGAAGTAGGAGCAGACGACGCCGCCGGCGTTTGCCATCACGTCGGGGATCACCTTGATCCCCTTGCCGGCGAGGATGTCGTCGGCCTTCGGGGTGGTCGGGCTGTTCGCGCCCTCGACGATCACCTGCGCCTGGATCTCGTCGGCGTTGCCGCCGTGGATCATCCCGCCGAGCGCCGCAGGAATCAGGACCTCGCAGGGGACCGCGAGCAGGTCAGCCGGACTGATCTCCTCGGTGCCGTCGAAGTCGGTCACGGACCCACCGCCGCCGACGTGCTCGGCGAGCGCGTCGGCGTCGATCCCATCGTCGTTTCGCGCCGCGCCGTGGACGTCTGAGGCCGCGACCATCTTGCCGCCGAGCCCCTGGAGGATCCGGGCGGCCCACGATCCGACGTTGCCGTAGCCCTGGACGACGAAACGGCAGCCCGACGGGCTCAGGCCGAGGTGGGGAGCGGCTTCACGGAACATGTAGACGAGCCCGCGGCCCGTGGCCGCCTCGCGACCGAGCGACCCCTCGAGCGAGATCGGCTTGCCGGTGCAGATCGCCGGGTTGTGGCCGTGGAGCTTGCCGTACTCGTCCATCATCCACGCCATCGTCTGAGCGTTCGTTCCCACGTCGGGCGCGGGGATGTCACGGCTCGGCCCGATGACCTTGCTGATCCGGTCTATGAAGCCGCGGGTGATCCGCTCGAGCTCGTCGCGCGAGAGCTCGCCGGCCGGACAGTTGACGCCGCCCTTGGCGCCGCCGAACGGGATGTTGACGAGCGCGGTCTTCCAGGTCATGAGCGAGGCCAGCGCCCGGACCTCGTCGATCTCGACCTCCGGGTGGTAGCGGATTCCGCCCTTGTAGGGACCCCGCGCTCCGTTGTGCTGAACCCGGTAGCCGGTGAAGACGTGGGTGCGGCCGTCGTCGAGCTTGATCGGGATCTGGACGGTGATCTCGCGATAAGGGCTCCAGAAGACGACGCGCAGGTCCTCGGGCACGTCGAGCCGGTCGCAGGCGCGGTCGAAGTTGTGGCGGACGATGTCGAGATTCGAGATCTCGGCGCGCTCCTGCCGTTCCGGGGGGCTCTCCTCCTCGGCGCGCTTTACGTCGCGCACGCTCGTGTCCGTCTCGACGCCCGTCATCGCTCTCCCTCCGGAGACCCGGGCGCCCGTCGCGTCCGGCCTTCGCCGAGGCTACTCGTCGCCTCGTCGTCGCGTAGCCGCCACCCCGTATCGGCGGCCCGCCTCAACGCTGCGCGCCGAGACCGGCCTCGGGGCGAAGTCCCTCGCGAAGCGGATGGCCGAGCGCGGCCCGGGCGAGCTCTCGGCCGAGCGCCGGTGCCTGCTTGAACAGGTTGTGACCTGCGGGGATCAGGGCGCCGGGTGCCTCCCAGACGCCGAACGCGTCGCTGCCGCCAGTGAGCTCGGTGACCCAGCAATTGCGGACATCGATCGGCTCGGGGTCGAGGCCGGGCAGGGCGACGGACACGTACTCGGCGGCACGACGCGCGAGCTCGCTCAGCGCGGGCGGATCGAGCAGCGTTCCGTCCTCGCGCGCCGGCGTCGTCTGGCTGAGCCCGACGTTGAAGACGCGGTTGCCGGGCGAGGCCGCGGCGTAGACGCCCGACTCGCCGAACCGCCCGTCGCCGTCCTGCAGGCACGCGAGCACCGGCGGCGGGTCGCCGCGGACCGCGAAGCTCATCCGCGCGTGAGCCGCGAGCGCGAGCGGGATCTCCACCCCGAGCATGCGCGCGAGTCGCGCGGTATCGCGACCGGCCGCTACAACGACGCGCCGGAAACGGGTCGTCTCGCCGCCGGTGACCACCTCGACCGATCCCGACGGTGTGGTCCGGATCGAGATCACCTCGTCGCTGACGATCCGCTCGCCCAGCGACTCGGCGAGCCGGCCGATCGCGTCGGTCGTCCGAATCGAGCCGCCACGGACGTCGAGCATCGTGGGGCCGTCGTAGGCGGCGAGGATCGGGAGGCGCTCGGCGAGCTCGTCGCCGTCGATCATCCGGGCGTCGATCCCGTCGACCCCTTCGAGGATCCCGAGCCGCTCCTCGGCACTCGGCCCGATCGCCACCACGCCGTCGGCCGAGACCAGCTCCTCGACGCCGAGCTGGTCCGCCCACTCGTCCCAGATCGCTCGGCCCTCGAGCGTGAACCGGGCCAGCCGCGGGTCGTCGTGGGCGTGACGGAAGATCCGCGCCTCGCCGCCCGACTGGCCGTTGCCAGGCCGGCCCGACTCGAACACGCGTACCGTTCCGCCCTCGCGGACGATCGAGTACGCGGTCGCCAGCCCGACGATCCCGGCTCCGACCACTGCGACATCGGCCTCGGCGCCCATGCCCACCGGGTTCCCGCGACCGGACGTTGGAAAAGGCGGCGGCAACCGACACGGTTTCGGCGCCAACTGCGCATCACCCGCGACGCCGGCTCACGTAGCTTCGCTACGTGGCCCCGCTCAAGCAACTCGGCGACCTGGCAGAGCTCAAGATCGCAACCGACCTAGTGAGCCGCGGCTACCAGGTCGCGATCCCGTTCGGCGAGAACAACGATTTCGACCTGATCCTCATTAGAGGCGACTCGCTCGAGCGCGTCCAGGTGAAGTACACGCGATCGGACGGGCGAGTCATTACGGTGCGCTCGCGGAGTTCGTCGATCACGAACGGAAAGGTGCGGGTGATCAAGCGATACACCGCGGCAATGATCGACTGGCTGGCGGTCTTCGATGCGACGACCGAGACCTGCGCCTACCTTCCGGCGCGGGTGCTCGGGACGGGGATGAACATGCTGCACTTGCGGCTCACGCCGCCCGCGAACAACCAGCGGATCGGGATCCGGTACGCGAGCGATTTTGCGACGCCGGACCTAGTGCAAACGCACCTTGGATCAGATATGGAGCCAGCCGGGCTCGAACCGGCGACCTTTCGGATGCAAACCGAACGCTCTCCCAACTGAGCTATGGCCCCAGGGCGCACAAGTCTAGATCCGAGGCTCCTAGGCTGACCACCATGGGTGAGGAGGAGCTCCCACGGCCTTCGCAGGCCCGTTTCGAGCAGACGGAAGCCGGCCTTCGCGCGGCTGACGACGGCTGGTTCACGTTGAATCTCGCCGAAGCGGTCTGGGGATCGGTCGAGTCCGAGGGCCACGGCTCTTGCACGGAGTTCGAACCCGAGGATGAGACCCCCGGCTTCGCGCAGCTCGGGTTCAACGTCAAGGTGTTCGGCCCCGGCGA from the Thermoleophilia bacterium SCSIO 60948 genome contains:
- a CDS encoding glutamate dehydrogenase yields the protein MTGVETDTSVRDVKRAEEESPPERQERAEISNLDIVRHNFDRACDRLDVPEDLRVVFWSPYREITVQIPIKLDDGRTHVFTGYRVQHNGARGPYKGGIRYHPEVEIDEVRALASLMTWKTALVNIPFGGAKGGVNCPAGELSRDELERITRGFIDRISKVIGPSRDIPAPDVGTNAQTMAWMMDEYGKLHGHNPAICTGKPISLEGSLGREAATGRGLVYMFREAAPHLGLSPSGCRFVVQGYGNVGSWAARILQGLGGKMVAASDVHGAARNDDGIDADALAEHVGGGGSVTDFDGTEEISPADLLAVPCEVLIPAALGGMIHGGNADEIQAQVIVEGANSPTTPKADDILAGKGIKVIPDVMANAGGVVCSYFEWVQNLQHFRWDEREVNDKLGNVMRRAFRDVSSRAKLEGITLREASYLVGIERVVEASKTRGYVS
- a CDS encoding FAD-binding oxidoreductase translates to MVGAGIVGLATAYSIVREGGTVRVFESGRPGNGQSGGEARIFRHAHDDPRLARFTLEGRAIWDEWADQLGVEELVSADGVVAIGPSAEERLGILEGVDGIDARMIDGDELAERLPILAAYDGPTMLDVRGGSIRTTDAIGRLAESLGERIVSDEVISIRTTPSGSVEVVTGGETTRFRRVVVAAGRDTARLARMLGVEIPLALAAHARMSFAVRGDPPPVLACLQDGDGRFGESGVYAAASPGNRVFNVGLSQTTPAREDGTLLDPPALSELARRAAEYVSVALPGLDPEPIDVRNCWVTELTGGSDAFGVWEAPGALIPAGHNLFKQAPALGRELARAALGHPLREGLRPEAGLGAQR